From the genome of Solea senegalensis isolate Sse05_10M linkage group LG21, IFAPA_SoseM_1, whole genome shotgun sequence:
TACTTTTGGTTTTCCAGCAGTTGAATAGGAATATGCATTAAGAACCGTAACCAGCATGaatttttctcagaattcacattttctgattttaatctccgaatttctgactttaatctcagaattcagactctaatctcagaattcagactctaatctcagaattcagactttcctattttaatctcagaattaagACCTTCAgactctaatctcagaattcagactttctgattttaatctcggaattcagactttttgactttgatctcagaattccgaatttctgactaatctcagaattcagactttttgactttgatctcagaattccgaatttctgactaatctcagaattccaaatttctgactttaatctcagaattctgtatgattttaatctcagaattcctgAATTtcagactttaatttcagaattatgatattctgactttaatatcagaattctgactttctgactGTAATCTCAGAATCCCGATTTTCAGACTCTGATCTCAGAATTTCGACTTTTTTACTAATCTTATAATTCCGACTTCAAtctcagtattctgactttCAAACTCTAATCTCAAAACTCTTGATTtgctgattttaatctcagaattctgactttaatctcaaaattccgactttctgattttaatctcagaactctGATTTTCTGACTTTAACCTCAGTGTCTGTGGATaatcaaggttgtgatattggtttCACATAAGAAAGTAGTATTGAAGCATCCATCCTACTATTCAATCAATTTTTGACAAAGAAAGTAACAAATGagtgaaaaacatttattacaaaagaaaaacaatgatttattattactatatacttaaaaaaaaatccttttacCCCAAAAAACGATGTAGTCACAGGAGCAGTGACGTTAACGTGACAGTGCAAAACAGAAtcataaaaatgtgctttaaaataaaagtgatgataatgtaaactgtgttttttttcccttcagctTCACTGTCGTGTGTAAAAACTGTTACTTCATGGATTATTACACTGAAAGTTGGGAGGAAAAGTAACAATATTGCATGATTTTTGTTTCtgatatttaacaaaaaaaagtattgtttgaTGTGACTGTTAACCCAAATTTAAATAATCAACAGGCAAAATCATTGAAAATTAGTGAAACAATCTAACTGTGCTCAGTTAAAACagagtaaaacattaaaacagatcaaagtgctttaaaactaaatgtaaaaCTATGTGTCAATGCGTAAACGTGTTTCAAAAGttccaaaatgtaattttaaatgaaaatctcCAGCATTTCCTGACCTGCAGGTTTTAAGGTCACCTAAAAATACCATAAagtacatgttgttgtttttttattctaatcTAGAGCTGCCCCTTAATCCATATTATGCACTTGTAGTTAATGGCTTTAATCCCAGATTTTAGCATAATTCTGCAAactaatatataaaaaaacagattaaaaaaaaggtggtaACATACAGTAACTTCcttaataataaagataacatATTTTAGtctttacattaaaaaacatcaGCAGGGATGGAGTGTTTTTGAACCATAATCCAGTTTCTAGGTGTcaggttttgtttgttaatcAGCAGATTATCGGCTGCACCTGTGTCGCTCTCACAGCTGAGGTCAATCATTGGTCTGAGGAGATAAAAGCAGGAGAGAGAGCCGCTGCTCACTTTGTCCTCATGTCTCCAGAGAGTCAGCACCTTCAGCTGACGCTCTGTTTTTATGGGATTTTAATCTGGGTTGATTGTGTTTAAACTTTGTTGTCTACAGTTTGTTTGCTTGTAAATTGATCACTTGGGGAGACTTACCGGGCGACTGTGTAGACTTTGAGTCCCACTCAgtcatatttttgaaaaagaacaAAGTATTTGAGGTGGAGTTCTGTTACAAActacaacaaacacagaacacagaaatcacattaaaaatcaTGAACTAAATTGGACTAAAATCAGACTGTAAAAtaagtgcaaatgtgtgttgaaCTTGCACTAAACTGAATTTCAAGAGTCAGATGAACACATCCAAGAAAAACATGGCAAGAAACCGTGTTTCTATGCTCTGTTAAACCTTTAAGAATGGAATATTTTTGGGGGAAATACTGAcacctagtgtagtggaggcCAAAAAACAAGGGATTAGGACAGTGGTTAACTGTGTGTCTCATCAgggactttcttttttttatatatgtgtgacGTCTTCACCACAAAGTCTACATTATGTCGAAATCACAGAGggtgtgttgctgttgtgacCGGGTCACTGACCGCTGTGACCGCTGTGAGACCCTCTGGACTGAGGACAGAGTTTGTCTTCAAGTGCTGGGGTCATGAAAAGGTCACGTTGTGTTTCAAACCCACAGCGGCAGCATCACaggttcataaaaataaaatgctcttGTATCTTGTAAACAAAGGTGAACAGTGAAAGTTTACAAACTCCTCTCCTCATAGTTAAAGGAAGTGAGTCTCCcccacttttttgttttccctagTTCCACgtttcacttcctgttgcaTCATTGTGAACTCAGTCTCCCTGAATCATCTTGTAGCGACGTCTGTGAGGTGATCTGCAGCCCAGGACGCTGGAGGGaggacaaaaagacacaaaaataagGATGTGTGAGTCGAGTCCATGTCAGGTTTTATCAAAAACCAGGTGAACAGAGCCGTTCAGCTTGTTCTGGTTACATTTCGGAGACAGTAAAAGCCTTTGTGTGGCTTTAGTTTCcactgtgggtgtgtctgtcaatcaaaaccaTATAATGTTTAACAAGTTTCTTTTGGAATTCATTCCACGTTATTTAAAGAATATTAGCAGTCAAATGCTAACATGGCAGTTTAGGCCTTTCttgcacagaaacagaacattcCCTTTTCAATCTTTTGCTTTTAAAGAGTTTTCTTTTAACACTTCCTCATTTGAAGAGATGAGAGTCTTCATAGGTTTAAACCCCGCCCCCTAAAACAGTTGTAAATGCTGTAGTGTAAAAGCCAGGCAGTAATgcagtgaaacacacaaacaccctttCTCAGATGTAATGAACAGAAGTGACACTTTTGACCAATCAAAGGACTGCAGTGACTAGCTCCGCCCCTTTTAGGTTCCAGACCACCCCTCCAGAATGTTGCCGAAAAGTGGGACGACATGGATCGGATTTTTtgggtctttttctttttttaacatatccCAAAACTAACGTTTTGTGAACACATCAAGACACCCTGGTGAAAATGTACTTGTGAAAGTCGTTATAAGTGAATAAGAGCggggaagtgggaggggctaaaaacGGACTATTGGGTCATCTGGtgtcgggtttaacgtacagtACATGAACTTGTTGTTACACTCATTTATTAGGttgggacggtcaaaaaagtcaacaaTGACCCATACTCTAAACCCAACAGCAATGGGTTTAAAccaatgtttatttaaactaACTTTTTACAATATTTGACTAATTAAACTTATAATTAATATTAACCGGAGGTGAACTGTGAGGATGGGTAGAAACGCAGCTATAGCAAGAAAATTGTATTAGTGAATCACCCGGTACCGGTTACGATACGCGATActtggtccacgataccaataatatcacaatacaacgattcaatgacaatcatatagcgatacatcgcgACCTctttaactgaagaaaacaaaaacgtgcaggatttctctgtttattcacaacatagagaacaaagtctatgtattgaacgtgaaTGGAGCATCTCCTAACGtcgctttctccaccattatcccgctgtgaactacctcttcttcttcttcagccaggtaacttccactcCAAGtctcccctcattcatttgagcagcgccaccgtgaggagacatgaagtagcaaAGAccagcgagtgaaactggcagggactgtttacttaaaggggacatattataccctatttcccccattaaaatagttccctggtgtcctaatgaacatgtcggtgacatgctttggtcaaaataccataaggatgaagcatcatagcatcagttcaataaccctgctaaaccctttcagaacgcttggttttgtgaatggtccctttatatgcaaatgagacacaggcaaacacacccacttctcccagggggtttctgatttgtcctctttacagcgctttacggctctattcgtctccccctccctccactagttctctgacaatatcaacatggcagcatgagcagaaaacagtgagagtgccgtcacaggaagagacgtcctacataaggatcgagtcgaacagtgccgaactgtaaaccagttaaaaacacttaggaacagcaccactgatcgccaccggcGCGctgcgagctgaataaactgccgctgtatgtgactgtatcagaccagagactgtgctccggagacctcgccaccgctgaccagctccggtgctggcaatcagcggtggcgataagcggcgctgtccctaagtatccatgtgtcggaggtctgttcctgtgacggcacaGCGACAGTTTCGGCCGctcgctgcataaactgccgctgtatgtgactgtatcagactgagtctgtgctccggtcatggaggacgtactgaacaaatatttttaattaggacgtgtcagaatggtcagttatgagctctatgtgaccttttcttaacaatatgtgtgtttgtacgtcggtgaaatatgtcccctgactaaatacggcaaccactggccgcagtctgatgcgaagtggtgcgaacacacgaacacacgtttgctgacttaatccggcacattagcttcatatataaaatcctctgtacactgtaaacactgctccactgtgcagccaccaacagcacacttgtccctccgcgttgacataatcccgctcttcctccctcgcctgcactctcgcagggacaaggtggagctaaggtggagctctcgaagtaaacttactggtggggcggtaacatacacggtgaaatgcacatgctgccgtcataagcgcagggaattcaacatcgagtgttttatcgcctatacttacactaagggggtacacgaaaacatgactgagtattctttttccacactttgacgactggtagggcctccagagtcccaaatataagtattgaaatggttaaaaagttgattttgcataatatgtcccctttaacttgcgagttaaaatataaaatatttgctCTGGAGTATCAGTTATCGTGCatttgcacgaggaaggacgacgatctTCGCCAGACCTACAGCAAGACGCTTGGTCTGGGAGCACACACGCAGTTGGCAGGGCTCAACTGACGGTTGACGAAGAGCGTGACGtagtcagagagacagaaaagagtcCACGGGCAAGTGTTCCACGTGGTGGAAACGTCTGATGGAGAGATTCCTGTAAGCCAACATATGTCATGGTAATGGAGCCAAATGACTTTTGCCGTTTTTGAGAATGAGAAATGAGAATTTGTGGCCCTGCGACAAAAGAAACCGCTAAAGTATTGCCGAGAGATTACTGCATGTCGGACTAACAAGGCCGTGAGCCTACTCCGTCAAAGACACCCAGGGCCTTAACCCTGCAAGTCCTGGAAGAGCTGTATGTTAGCCCCGCTCACCAATTCTCTACACAACTGCGATTGGCCAAACCAGAGTTTGGGTTTTGCAGCTCGCGAGCTAACGAGGAGTTTCTAGACGGAACCCTGGCTGCAAATTCAATTTGCTACCACTAGGGTGCGTCTAGATTTCTAGGCTACTACGATCTaacaccaaatcgatatttttaTGACCCCACCCCCCctagtatttttatttcttaacgGTACCTGATGGGAATCATTGCCAGGACTGTGAAGACACTGGCCAGCATGAAGACGAAGCCCGGGAACCAGTCCAGTGTCCCCTGGTAGATCTTAGTGAAGGCGGGGATGTAGGCCAGACCTGCAAACTTCAGAGCCAATTGCAGATACGTGAGGATGGTGCCTGACGggaggaaaggaaaaatggatacaaagaagaagaagaaatgactCTTGTTGTCTTTGACTAACCGTTCCACAAGTTCTCTCTAActatggaaacatttttttagaGCAGATGATTCATGGAACAAAATACAGAGAACTTCTGGTCACAGCAACGACTGCAACTGACTTTTTTCCATAATTTTCTCAGTGAAAAGTTGTTAGTTGTTGTGGTCCAAATAATATTTCtttgatatggagcaaagaaaccgtttattatatttattatataaatataataaacgTATAAATACTTGGCGaaaccatgatgatgatgaacaggagaaataaatgttcaaatatgtgAAATTATCGCACTAATGATCAATAACAGCTGACGATCCTCGCTGTGCAGTTAAAGACTAAATAAAAGCAGTTATTTCTGAAATCTTATTTTTTATGGTGCCTAAAACTCATGTAGATTAAAggtatgttatttaaaatgtgtaacttCCTTGACGGGAAAgggtcacgtgtgtgtgtgtgtgtgtgtgtgtgtgtttgcagtggtgAACTTCATCACAGTCGACGTCacatcaaagcaaacaaaacgCTATGATAATAATAACCCTGGTCTGTTAATGTACAGTAAactcagcgtgtgtgtgtaaaaggttgtgaggacatttaacAAACTgtccctgtcaggaccagtagtcctcatggggacctaaaacctggtcctaatgaggcagaatctcatttctgaggaatcTGGTTGAAGTTTAGAGCTTAGATTTGGAATgagattgtgtgtctgtgtgtgtttttatgccaGGACATGCCACCATGTTTTCATACAAACAGGTCGGACTGGCCTCACATTCCTGTCAAACAAACTCAGTGATGACTCTGCTACTGAACGAGTCATTAAACCAACTGAGCtcaaagtcacttcctcttAATTTGAAGCGTGTGTTTTCCAACcgagaaaaatacacaaactaaaATTAAATGTCTCGAAGAGGAGACGCaaaaaatactgtgtgtgtttggatgttttGAGCAAAAATGCACTTCAATTATTCAgctgtatttttaatcaaatatccTTGCATGAGCAGCTTCAgcagatgcattcaagaaacctcgtaaatgtcatcacttcttcAAACACACAATGTCCACTGCTCTCTGTTGCATTTCCATGAGACGTATGATTTATATGTGGTCCACGGGAACCCCCCCCCACAAACACATAATTCTACACAAACTCACCATACGAGGACGACTGCACCTGCTGTGAGAGCAGAGATCTGATCGTCGGTATCGGGATGAGAGCGAAAAGGTTGAGCAATCGAGCTGCGGGGAGAAAAGGAACGCTGGGTTAACTCACATTCTCAAGAACTGTTTACGTTTAGACGACTTCCATTGAGGGTTTTGTTGTGAGTTTAAACGGcacatttctgcttttttttagaGAAGAAGAACTGAACAGTCGGcaatttcacaaaaacatatTGAACCAAATTTCAGTCACAGCTGAATAATATGATGCTTTAACAAGCAGCTAAATCGAACTTGGttggttaaaaatgtttaaaagcaaAAGAAATGTTAGATAAAGCAAATTCATTTCTTGCTGTCATGTCAAAATCGATCAAGATTGATACTATATACTAGATACTATATTAAATTAATGatttacatataaaaaaggTTAATAACATACATTTACCTACATTTAATCCAGAAGTGTTTCGGAAGAaactttaaaagttaaaacagtgttttaactTAATCTCACCGAGGTAGAACATGTACGTTGCCGTGACGAGGGACATGAAGTAGATTCCCACGGTGAACGACAGCATGCCGATGAGGATGAGCGTGACGTCGCTGCAGCAGCGGCGAAACAGCATGACGCCGAGGAAACTGGTGAGGAAGATGGTGCAGCCCGCTGCGTTTCCATAACCCACCTGAGATACCAGACAAAAACATGGACGGGAATCTGACTCATCAGATTTTCAAATTTAAGTGTTGGGAGTTTCTGGCactgatattttctttgttgcatTTGAATTAAGAAATTGTACTTTTTGTGTCTAAATTCAACAATAtgtcattttgagttttatttttcaatgagaaataaaagaaaatctcatgTTCGGACAATTGATTctactcttatttatttaaagttgaGTTAAAAGCACCTTTCATCATTTCAGGATGTGGActttttaatattgtatattatttgaatatttttaccttgaattttcaaaataaaatatttttaacactgaaaaataaaagtaaaattcacattttgaaaatcgTGAAATGGTTGAATTCACAGGTAAAATTTGGtatgtgactttattttattaaatctgAACACAGTGGATATGATAtttcaatattatattattattatatttcaatATATTTTAAACCTTGAATTTGATGAATTTGtacaagacagaaaaataagagaaagacatattaaatgttgaaaaaaattCTGTTAATATACCCCAACATTTCTGGAATGCCCTATtatttactactactactactacttttaaAGTTGTATTTTCAGCTACAAATTATGCTCAATAAAATTTCAATTGTGATTCTGATCATTTCAATAGTTGATTTTGGGTTAggaaaaatcaaacacaatttCAATGCAAAAATCTAAAATCGTTAAATTCAAAATCAGGTGACACAAACAAtttgacagaagaagaagaacactgAGTGTCACCTGCGTGGCCGTCCAGCTGAGCGGCTCTTTCAACACAAAGATGCCCAGTATCTCTACGGCTCCGCCCACTGCAAAGTCGTACAAGACGGCGGCGGCGAACAGAAGAACCACGTTGACCTTGTTGATCGCAGCAGGGACATTGACGGCGTCGTAATCTTCCTCTTCATCGTCGTTATTGTGAGACAGGAGGTGACTTTCTTCTGGCACTTGTTTCACCTTTTTAATAAAGACACAGACATTAAAGACACAATCAAATATTTGGAAATGCTGAAAAGTATTTATCAAAGTTTTATGCCGAATGATGATGATATCAGATGTCAACCAATATTATTCTGTTGTAATGTTTCCTTTGTTGATGCTATGACTGAagacaaatacatatttaagaTGTTGAGAATAAATGAGGAGGAAAACATCGcgatattatgagaataaagttgtagtATAAGGAGAAAACATGGCAATACTGCGAGAATAAAGTTGCCGTACTGCGAGAATAAAGTTGCCGTACTGCGAGAATAAAGTTGCCGtactgtgagaataaagtcgtaatactgtgagaataaagtcataatactgtgagaataaagttgtagtACTGCGAGTAAAGTCATAATACTGCGCGAACAAAGTCGTAATactgtgagaataaagttgtcgtactaagagaataaagtcgtagtACTGCAAGAATAAAGTCGAATAATAGTACTGCaagaataaagttaaaattGCGAATAAAGTCGTagtagaataaaaataaaagtaaaacaaagtcGTAATACTGTGAGAATAAAGTactaagagaataaagtcgtaatactgtgagaataaagtcgtgaGAATAAAAATACTGTGAGAATAAAGATTAAGAGGATGAAGTTGTAATACTGTAAGAATAAAGTCGCCGTactaagagaataaagtcgtaatactgtgagaataaagtcgtaatactgcgagaataaagtcgacatactaagagaataaagtcgtaatactGTGAGAAAAAAGTCGTCGTActgcgagaataaagtcgtaatactgcgagaataaagtcgtaatactGCGAGAATGAAGTCGTCATACTGCGAGAAAAAAGTCGGATATACGGATccaaaaaatccaaaaaatattcacatttaaaaatccaAGAACTTgttttgatgatttaaaaacatcaaactaACAAATATCAACTAATAACTAACtggtgattcatttagtcatcgattaactGTTGCTGCCCCAGTTACTTACCCAGTGAACAGTGGTCCAGTTAttatgttttacagcagttcCTGTAAGAGCTGAATAAACAGAATCATgtacagtgaacacacacacacacacacacacacacacactgacctgcagCAGGACGatggagaggatgaggatgagcaggtgaatgagtgaactcACGATGAGCAGAATGACTCCTTGTCCCAGCTTGACCGTGTACAACAGGAACAGATGACCTGACACTAAACTGCCCACAACACCTGCTGCTCCGTACAGCAGCTCCACCCTCATCAtcacctgtaacacacacacacacattcattattgttagtgaaattattttcactttcatttgacTTGCAAAAACCTGCCGCCTCTGTATATGTGACTACATCAGGACGTTtgtgattatattattattttctttatttattcacactTATGAAAGCAAACCTTTTGCTTTGAATGTAATATTACCTCTTGGTCTTACCCTGTTTCATCACAACatcacaatttcattttatACAAGTGCAATATTTTTAAACTTTCGGAACTTTGTAACAGAATAttaaacaatgtaaaaaaagaaaagtggaatataaaacacaatcaagtgttttatatattgttatCCAGTGTATTActaatattttattatagtGTTCTTAATATTGTAGCTATAGGTGATatgtacattaaataaaataaaaatgtggtatATTGCAAAGATTATGTTAATGGTTGATTAATCAAccattttgatgtgttttttttccataatttaAACACAACTTTCCaacatcttaaatgtgaatattttctgtttttctctgctccgtgtaacaaagaaatcattaaaactgagtatAATTTTTAGTGgtttttttattacctttttttttacattttacgttcgattaatcgagaaatgAATCGAGATGAATGAAAATAGTCGTtacagttgcagccctaattactACTAAAACATTAACTTGTAATTATGCGTTTGtatcaaaaaacatttacaaaaactctacataatattacacataatctgctgttaaattaaactaaatatgACTTGAATTAGTCTCCTACAATCACTGACCTTGGATCGGTCCGTGGCCGTGGATTTCAGCGACACCAGCGTCATGACTCCCGGCCAGAATGCGCAGAATCCTCCGGAGACACCGAAGAGAACCGCGGCTCCGTACATGAGCTGCAGCGGCAGCCGGAAGAGGAGCACCATGAGCAGGACGATCCTGGAGAGCAGGTACCCGCCGAGAGGCACCACGATGGGGGCTCTCCTCCAGCCGCGGTCGCTGAGTTTGGCGAGCAGCAGCGCGGGTAAGATGGGGACGAGTCGGATGATGAGGTTGTAGTTCATGAAGAAGTCGGCCATGGCTCTCTGCTGACTCTGCTCCGGAGACACGCCGGGATCGGAGATGTTCGCGCACCGGTCTTTGACCACCAGCTGCAGCGCGGTGTCAAATAGAGAGTTGCCCAGCTGCTCGAGCACGATGATCGGCTCAATGTGGTGGAGAACCGCGAAGGCGGATTGACACAGACTCAGCAGaaccatgactttttttaaaagtcactaCAAGTTTACTTTAAGTGAAGCGCCAGACGAAGTGAAGAGAAACACTTAAGTGTCTGTTGTTATTATGAATGTGTCACTCCCACTTCCTCTTCGTGTCCACGGCGTCAACACAGTGTATGAGGGACATTTAcatgtggacaaaaacactCCCATTCATTAATATACGGCTGTTAAAGTAAAATGTCCCATTTAAAGACTGAATAAAGCAGATTATTCCTACTAACACAAAACTATGTGCTCATCTGTTTGATATTCCATGGGAAAAGATCTGTTTGGTAGGCTATAGGATAATCTAGTCCAGATTTGAGAAGTCCAGGTACAGTGGTTTTTGATCTGGTCCAAGTGGTCTATATGCTGAAAAAACGGCGAAATGTGCATTTATTGCATAATTCCTGTAACTAtaaccacaaaaacacatcccaGCACACTTAATTAGCAGTTAACCCTTTGCTCATGAGTAATTAGTGTTCTGTTTATGTTGGATGTGAGAAGGAGGAGTGACGACATTTCTGGGTAAAGTTGGGGAAAACACTAGCGTATCTTGGACGAgtccagtggttcccaaactttgtCTGTTGGGCCCCCCCTTGGAGGAAGAAATTTCCCGGGGGCCCCgcgacatttttgctttagcgatACAAATAACGTCAATATAGCTTTttgagaaagcaattttcaaatcaaaatatgaaatgtgcaattataactataatagctcaaattt
Proteins encoded in this window:
- the LOC122787058 gene encoding thymic stromal cotransporter homolog, which gives rise to MVLLSLCQSAFAVLHHIEPIIVLEQLGNSLFDTALQLVVKDRCANISDPGVSPEQSQQRAMADFFMNYNLIIRLVPILPALLLAKLSDRGWRRAPIVVPLGGYLLSRIVLLMVLLFRLPLQLMYGAAVLFGVSGGFCAFWPGVMTLVSLKSTATDRSKVMMRVELLYGAAGVVGSLVSGHLFLLYTVKLGQGVILLIVSSLIHLLILILSIVLLQVKQVPEESHLLSHNNDDEEEDYDAVNVPAAINKVNVVLLFAAAVLYDFAVGGAVEILGIFVLKEPLSWTATQVGYGNAAGCTIFLTSFLGVMLFRRCCSDVTLILIGMLSFTVGIYFMSLVTATYMFYLARLLNLFALIPIPTIRSLLSQQVQSSSYGTILTYLQLALKFAGLAYIPAFTKIYQGTLDWFPGFVFMLASVFTVLAMIPISVLGCRSPHRRRYKMIQGD